Proteins found in one Dehalococcoidales bacterium genomic segment:
- the purE gene encoding 5-(carboxyamino)imidazole ribonucleotide mutase, whose amino-acid sequence MSKVAIVMGSKSDAEIMQAAADILEKFGVNYEFFTISAHRTPEKAREFASSAQNQGFEVIIAGAGYAAHLPGVIASWTTLPVIGVPLASSDLKGLDSLYAIVQMPAGIPVATVTIGKAGAKNAAYLAAEILAIKYPEIAKQLKIYRQELASS is encoded by the coding sequence ATGAGTAAAGTTGCTATAGTAATGGGTTCAAAATCAGATGCAGAAATCATGCAAGCTGCTGCTGATATCCTGGAAAAGTTCGGAGTAAATTACGAGTTTTTCACCATCTCCGCCCACCGCACTCCGGAAAAAGCCAGAGAATTTGCATCCTCTGCACAAAACCAGGGATTCGAAGTAATCATAGCCGGTGCTGGCTATGCGGCGCATCTGCCCGGAGTAATTGCCAGTTGGACAACTCTGCCGGTGATTGGTGTACCGCTTGCTTCCAGTGACCTCAAAGGGCTTGATTCTCTCTACGCTATTGTCCAAATGCCAGCCGGAATTCCGGTAGCAACTGTCACCATCGGCAAGGCTGGTGCCAAGAATGCTGCTTATCTCGCTGCGGAAATCTTGGCTATAAAATACCCTGAAATCGCAAAACAATTAAAAATATATCGCCAGGAACTTGCCAGTTCCTAA